A region from the Phycisphaeraceae bacterium genome encodes:
- the trpB gene encoding tryptophan synthase subunit beta, with product MPTPTAVPDTHGRFGQFGGVYVPETLHAAIDQLTVEYDRARKDPEFQKQFEQMLRDYVGRETPLYFASRLTELAGGARIYLKREDLSHTGAHKINNSLGQALLTLRMKKRRIIAETGAGQHGVATATAAAVFGLECNVFMGVEDMRRQRPNVLRMEVLGAKVVPVESGSRTLKDATNAAMRDWMESSDYTHYIIGSVVGPHPFPMIVRDFQSVIGRECRAQCLERFGRLPDAIVACVGGGSNAAGIFYPFVNDSSVQLVGVEAGGRSNLPGEHAATITFGRPGVLHGSMSYVLQDEDGQTANVHSISAGLDYPGVGPEHSYWHDVGRVRYTAVTDKQALEAFRTLTRSEGIIPALESSHALAHALSLAAKMSKDQIMVVNLSGRGDKDLDEAVRLMGLESKA from the coding sequence ATGCCTACCCCCACTGCCGTGCCCGATACGCATGGTCGTTTCGGTCAATTCGGCGGCGTGTATGTTCCGGAGACGCTGCACGCTGCCATTGACCAGCTCACCGTTGAATATGATCGCGCGCGAAAAGATCCAGAGTTTCAGAAACAGTTCGAGCAGATGCTGCGTGATTACGTCGGTCGAGAAACTCCGCTTTATTTCGCATCACGGCTCACTGAATTGGCTGGCGGAGCGCGCATTTATCTCAAACGGGAAGACCTTTCACACACCGGCGCACACAAGATCAACAACTCGCTGGGGCAAGCTCTGCTGACGCTACGGATGAAAAAGCGGCGCATCATCGCCGAAACCGGTGCCGGCCAGCACGGAGTGGCCACGGCGACTGCCGCTGCCGTCTTCGGCCTTGAGTGCAACGTCTTTATGGGTGTCGAGGACATGCGACGCCAGAGGCCGAATGTTCTGCGGATGGAGGTACTGGGGGCGAAGGTCGTTCCTGTCGAGTCCGGCTCGCGCACGCTCAAGGATGCGACGAATGCCGCAATGCGTGACTGGATGGAGTCGAGCGATTACACGCATTACATCATCGGCTCGGTCGTCGGCCCGCATCCGTTTCCGATGATCGTCCGCGACTTCCAATCCGTCATCGGGCGCGAATGTCGGGCACAGTGTCTGGAGCGATTCGGCCGGCTGCCTGACGCGATCGTGGCGTGCGTCGGCGGCGGGTCCAACGCAGCCGGGATTTTTTATCCGTTCGTCAACGACTCATCCGTTCAACTCGTCGGCGTCGAAGCCGGCGGTCGATCCAACCTCCCCGGTGAACATGCAGCAACCATTACTTTCGGCAGGCCGGGCGTCCTGCACGGATCGATGAGCTACGTTTTGCAGGATGAGGACGGCCAGACCGCCAACGTCCACTCGATCTCTGCGGGGCTGGATTATCCCGGCGTCGGCCCGGAACATTCCTACTGGCACGATGTCGGCCGGGTCCGCTATACGGCTGTGACCGACAAGCAGGCTCTCGAAGCCTTCCGCACGCTGACACGCAGCGAGGGCATCATCCCTGCGCTCGAATCGAGCCATGCGTTGGCGCACGCTTTGTCACTGGCTGCAAAGATGTCCAAAGATCAGATCATGGTCGTCAATTTGTCGGGACGCGGCGACAAAGACCTGGATGAGGCGGTTCGCCTGATGGGACTCGAATCAAAGGCGTGA
- a CDS encoding aminotransferase class IV family protein, producing MDVYLNGQMLDAAEAAISVEDAGFQHSVGLFETMAAFHGKVFRIVPHLQRLQKSAHDLGLARELNLESLQRAVEQTIAHNELTDARIRLTVTAGAISLLRKDAPSTPPEPTVLVAAQPPTRYDPAYFENGVMALIAPPAANPFDPLAGHKTLSYWGRLRTLRQAASAGAGEAIWLNVSNHLAGGAISNIFLVRDGKLLTPFARGEETQGSLPAPVLPGITRAAVVELARELDIPIERRMLSVPDLLDADEVFLTNSSWLVLPVTRVEKKAISNGQVGQTTRRLRTGLLELITRETM from the coding sequence ATGGATGTCTATCTCAACGGTCAGATGCTCGACGCGGCGGAAGCTGCCATCAGCGTCGAAGATGCTGGTTTTCAGCACTCGGTGGGGCTTTTTGAAACGATGGCTGCCTTTCACGGCAAGGTATTCCGCATCGTTCCGCATCTGCAACGGCTTCAGAAAAGCGCGCACGACCTCGGCTTGGCGCGTGAACTGAATCTGGAAAGTCTCCAGCGGGCGGTCGAGCAGACCATCGCTCATAACGAGTTGACGGACGCGAGAATCCGCCTGACCGTGACTGCCGGCGCGATCTCGCTGCTCCGCAAGGACGCTCCTTCCACGCCGCCGGAACCAACGGTACTGGTCGCGGCTCAACCGCCGACTAGATACGACCCTGCTTACTTTGAAAACGGCGTGATGGCGTTGATCGCCCCGCCTGCAGCCAACCCCTTTGATCCGCTTGCGGGGCACAAGACGCTCTCCTATTGGGGGCGACTGCGAACATTGCGTCAGGCGGCGTCGGCAGGTGCAGGTGAGGCGATCTGGCTGAACGTATCGAATCACCTGGCTGGCGGCGCGATCAGCAATATCTTCCTCGTTAGAGACGGCAAGCTCCTGACACCCTTTGCCCGTGGTGAGGAGACGCAGGGTTCCCTGCCGGCACCGGTTCTGCCGGGAATCACCCGCGCAGCGGTGGTCGAACTGGCGAGAGAACTCGACATTCCCATCGAGCGGCGGATGCTCAGCGTGCCCGACCTGCTCGATGCCGATGAAGTATTTCTGACCAATTCAAGCTGGCTCGTATTGCCGGTGACGCGAGTGGAAAAAAAGGCGATCAGCAACGGACAGGTCGGTCAGACCACCAGACGTCTTCGCACCGGCCTGTTGGAATTGATCACGCGTGAAACAATGTGA
- the prfA gene encoding peptide chain release factor 1, translating into MAESSPNPKLITKLDALAAQHDELERQLVDPTVVVDHQRVRELSVKRASMADLVTRYRRYRSLRQQLQDNAAIIGEASDRELVEMAQAEMPSLEQESTTLLEQIISDLVTADDRSVGSVILEIRAGTGGDEAGLWAGDIFDMYKRYAARRGWDVSLMDFSPGDHGGVRNVIANVQGQGVWQGLGYEGGVHCVKRVPATEAQGRIHTSTATVAVLPEPEKVQIDIPESDVKIDITTAQGPGGQNVNKVATAVNMVHIPTGIEVRMQESKSQHQNRAKAWQLLRTRVYDHYQRLKDAQRAAERSRMIGSGDRSDRIRTYRYKESVVVDHRLNLSFPLQATMDGDLDAIVQGLIDQDRSQRLAAL; encoded by the coding sequence ATGGCCGAATCGTCTCCCAACCCGAAGCTGATCACCAAGCTCGATGCGCTGGCAGCACAGCACGACGAGTTGGAGCGTCAGCTCGTCGATCCGACAGTGGTCGTGGACCATCAGCGGGTGCGCGAGCTGTCGGTCAAACGAGCCTCGATGGCGGATCTCGTTACGCGATACCGTCGTTACCGCTCATTACGGCAACAACTGCAAGACAACGCAGCAATCATCGGAGAGGCGTCAGACCGCGAATTGGTCGAGATGGCCCAGGCGGAGATGCCGTCGCTGGAGCAGGAATCGACGACATTGCTCGAACAGATCATCAGTGATCTGGTCACGGCGGACGACCGCTCGGTCGGCTCAGTCATTCTGGAAATTCGAGCGGGAACAGGCGGCGACGAAGCGGGTCTGTGGGCAGGCGACATTTTCGATATGTACAAACGGTACGCGGCTCGGCGAGGCTGGGATGTTTCTCTGATGGATTTTTCGCCGGGAGATCACGGCGGCGTGCGAAACGTGATCGCGAACGTGCAAGGTCAGGGAGTGTGGCAGGGACTAGGCTATGAAGGCGGCGTCCACTGTGTCAAACGAGTCCCGGCCACGGAGGCGCAAGGCCGCATTCACACCTCGACCGCGACCGTTGCGGTGCTGCCTGAACCGGAAAAAGTGCAGATCGACATCCCCGAAAGTGATGTCAAGATCGACATCACCACCGCGCAGGGACCGGGCGGCCAAAACGTGAACAAAGTCGCAACCGCTGTGAACATGGTGCATATCCCCACCGGGATCGAAGTGAGGATGCAGGAGTCCAAGAGCCAGCATCAGAATCGCGCCAAGGCATGGCAACTCCTGCGCACGCGGGTTTACGACCACTACCAGCGGCTCAAGGATGCCCAGCGCGCAGCGGAGCGGTCCAGAATGATCGGCAGCGGTGATCGCTCCGACCGCATCCGTACCTATCGCTACAAGGAGAGCGTGGTCGTCGATCACCGGCTGAACCTGTCCTTTCCGCTGCAGGCGACAATGGATGGCGACCTAGACGCGATCGTGCAGGGATTGATCGATCAGGATCGATCGCAACGGCTGGCAGCTTTGTGA
- the rpmE gene encoding 50S ribosomal protein L31, whose protein sequence is MREKIHPKYVECKVRCACGNDFVTRSTKPELHVDICASCHPFFTGKQKFVDTAGRVEKFQKKFAGQYFGKPAGGSAKKGDKAAKA, encoded by the coding sequence ATGCGTGAGAAGATCCACCCTAAGTATGTCGAATGCAAGGTTCGCTGTGCCTGCGGTAACGATTTCGTGACCCGCAGCACCAAGCCGGAGTTACACGTCGATATCTGCGCAAGCTGCCATCCGTTTTTTACGGGTAAGCAGAAGTTCGTGGATACCGCCGGTCGAGTCGAAAAGTTCCAGAAGAAGTTCGCCGGCCAATACTTTGGCAAGCCGGCTGGTGGAAGCGCCAAGAAGGGCGACAAGGCAGCCAAGGCCTAG